The Verrucomicrobiia bacterium genomic interval GCGATCCGAGACCTTTTGTTCCTCAGGAGGTTTGACACTGCGCAGGAGAATGTTTTGGCTGCCGAGACTCTTGATACGCTCCTGTGCCTCATAGCTGGCGCCTTCGCCGATCGCCAGCATGGAGATTACCGAGCAGACACCGAACACGATTCCGAGCGCCGTCAGCAACGAACGCAGGCGATGCAGCCAGAGGCTCTTCATCCCGAGCCGCACGGCACGTTGCAATCGTGCCATTGAGAAGCCTGGTGCCACGCCGTGTTTGGGAATAAACTTAGCGTCGGACATCGGTTTCAATTTCGCCATCCCTCAGCCGAATTGCCCGGCTGGATCGCTCGCCGACAGAAACGTCGTGGGTCACGAGGATTAACGTTTTTCCCTGCGCATTCAGGTCGTCAAACACCTTCAGGATTTCCTTGCCCGACGACGAATCCAGATTGCCTGTCGGTTCGTCAGCGAGGATGACGAGCGGGTCGTTCACGAGCGCGCGCGCAATCGCAACGCGCTGCTGCTGGCCACCGGAAAGTTCGAACGGCTTGTGATCGAGCCGCTTTCCAAGGCCGACAAGCGACGCGAGCCGGCAGGCGATCTCGCGGCATTCGTCTTCAGGCCGATCCTGGTAATAGAGCGGAACCTCAATGTTCTCAACCACCGTGAGCTGCTGAATCAGGTTGTAGCTCTGGAAAATAAAGCCCAATCTCGCGCCGCGGACAGTCGAGAGTGAATCATCATCCATTTGCGAAACGTCATCGCCGCCCAGGAAATACTGTCCCGAGGAGGGCCGGTCCAGGCAGCCGAGCAGGTTGAGCAGTGTCGATTTTCCGCATCCAGACGGTCCCATGATGCTGATGTAATCGCCGGGCTGGATGCTGAACGAAACGCCGCGCAAGGCTTGAACCGTCACGGGCCCCATCTGGTACGTTTTGCGAACGTCTGCAAACTGAACGATCGGCGATCCCATGGCCTTCAAATCTTCGCCGTGGTCGCAGGACCGGTCGTCGTTTCGGGCGGCGCCGTTTCGTTCTCGAGTGGCTTGTCTGCAGGCCTGGGTTCAGAGGGCGAGGTGGGAGCCGAGGCTGTGGGCGGCCGCAGCATGACCCGTTCGCCTTCGCGAATTCCCTGCCGAATCTCGATGAATTCATCCGTAAATTCGCCGACCTGCACGGGGCGGCGTTCGGGAGATCCGCCGTTCACGACGTAACAGACCTGCTTGCCTTCCTCGGGCACGACCGCCTGGATGGGAACGTAAATGACGTCATCAAGCTGGTTGACGAGGACTTCAACTTTCGCGCTCATGCCTGGCTTCACCCACTCATGCGTCCCGTCGATTGCGATCGTGGTCAGGTAAACCTTGAGGTCGGGATTCATCCAGCGATTTTGAGAATCAGGCAGCACGCCTACCTTGGTGATCTCGCCTGTCAGAGTTTCATCGGGGAACGCGTCGACAGTGATGCGGGCCTTTTGACCCTTCTTCACCTTTTTGATGTAGCTCTCATGGATCTTCACGTTTACAGCCATGCGGGTCATGTCGGGAATGGTGATGATCGCCTGGCGCTCGCGCACGGTGGCGCCTTCGCGAATGGGTTCCTGGTTGCCATAATAAACGCCGTCATCGCGATTCGCGCCATACACCACGAGCCCGCTCTTTTCAGCGCGCAAGACGCATTTTGCCAATTGTTCCTGGAGATCCTGCCGCTGCCGCGATTGCACTTCATACTGGCCGCGCGCCGAGTTGAGGCGCGCTCGTGCCTGCGCAAGTTTGGAAATGGCAACGCGCCGGGCCTTGTCGAGTTCGCGAACGGCTTCCGAATACTTGGAAAGCGATTCCTCGGCAGACCTCAGAAATTCGTACTTCAGGAACAGCGCCTGGGCGGTTTCGGCCGTCTGCACTTTCAAGCGGGCGCTCTCATGCGAGATTTCGTCGCGTGTGATTTCAGTCTTCGGGACGAAGCCTTTTGAGAACAGCCGCCGTGTACCTTCCAAAGCAGTCGAGGCCTGCCCGAGTTCCTTTTGCGCGACCTGCAAGTCGTCTTCAAGCTTGCGCAGTTTCTGTTTCGCTTCGCCGTCGCCGAGCAGGTTCATGTCTGCGTACCGGCTGAAATCCACCCAGAACGTGCGGGTCACGCGTTCGGGTTCCTCGATGGGCGCAACCTCGGGAGCAGCAGTGGTTGCCGTGCTGCCTGCCTCGCGAACAGGCAGCTTCACTGAAATGGTCTCGGGAACTTCGCCCGCCGAGGAGACCTGCATGACCATGAGTTTGTCGGTGTCGACTGCTCGCGTGGGGGTCTCAGGAATGGCGGCGGATGCGTTGAGCGTCTGCTCCACATTGTTCGTCGTCGCTTCGGCGAGATACTGATCGAGCCCGATGTCCTTGACGATTTGCGACGTGACCTTGTCGCCGAGGAACTTGTCGAAATCCATCCGCGCGAATCGGACCTTCTGTTCTGCGGCCTTGATGTCACTGTCGTTTTGTCCGAGCTGGATTTCGTAGTTCTGTTGCGCGTCGGTGAGGCTCGCGAGGGCGGATTGATATTGGATTTCCTGCTGCACCATGCGGCTCTGGAGATCCGAGGAGTCGAGCTCGCACAAAATCTTGCCATTCTTAACGTCCTCGTCCGTGACGAGATATCCTTCCTCGACGATCTTGAGGATTTTGGCGCCCTGATAGCCGACGCGGACTTCGCATTTGATTTCCTGGGCTTCGAGGGCCTGCAGGCTGCCGCCTTCAAGGACCGAGATGTTCAATGCGCCGCGCCGCGCTGCGAACGTGGGAGCGCCTTCCTGGACCTTTGAACCGCGCCCAAACCAAAGGATGGCGCCGCCGATGATCAGGACGACTCCCGCCAGCTGCATCCACGCGGGTTGCCGACGAATGACTGTGTAGATTTTAGTAAGCTGCCGCATTGGATACCTCCTGCCATTGGCCGTTGTCTTTGATGTAAAGAATTCCCATTTGATTCCAAAATTGAAGACGCGCGATGGTGTGCGTCACGAGCGCCTGGGTTCGTTCGTTTTTTGAATCGATCAGCGCATTTTGCGCATCGACCTGGTCCTGCGCGCGGGCGCGTCCCACTTCAGAGAGCAGTTCCTGCTCTTCGACGCGGCGCTCTGCGATCCCGACGCCAATCTCACTGATCTCGTAATTGCGCTTTGCCTGGTCAAGCGTTCGCCAGCTCTCGCGCACTTCGAGGCGAATCTGGTCTTCCTGCTGTTCCACGTTGCGAACCGCGCGCTTGGCGGCGATGAGAGCTCCACGATACGAATTGCGTTCGGATGTGCGATCGAAGGGAAGATCGACATCGAGTCCCGCGCTCCAGCTATAACGGTCGGGATCGGGCAGGGCGAGGCGGCCATATGGTTCATCGCCGCTGACGAAGCCGCCCGTCGCGATGAAGTCGACCTGCGTTTTCAAGGCGTCACGGGCCAGAGCCACCGAGCGTTCGGCGTCGGTGAGTTGATCCCGCACGTTCATGAGGTCCATGCGCGCGACGAGCGCGACTTTCACGGAGTTCTCGGCGTCCAGGTTGGGATGTTGAATGACCAGTTTTTCCAGTTCCCGATCGTCGAGGACGAGGTTGATTGTCACGGGAATTCCCAACTGCTGCAGCTTGAAGTTGTCGAGGGATTGCTGGTAAACGCTGACGGCGTTGATCCAGCCGCTTTCCGCGCTGAGTTCCTGCTGCTCCAGACGGCCGAGGTCGGCGGTGGTCACACGGCCTTCGGCGGCAAGTGCACGCGTGCGTTCGGCATTGCGGCGGGAGCTTTCAAGATTGAGAAAGCTGTTGCGAACGGCATCGCGCTGGCCCAGCACGCGATAGTACGCGGTCGCGACCTGCACGCTGAAGTCCTTGCGAAATTGAGTAAAATCGCGCAGGTCGTATAACACGTCACGCTCCGCCTGTGTCAGGTTTTCCATCTGTCGCTTGAAACCCGCATCGCGCAGCAACGGCCGGACGAATGTTGCAGCCACACGCGACGAGGTTGCCGAACGCGGATCGCCCGTGATGAACCGCACAAAATCCGTGCTCAACGCAACAGACAGGCGGCCCACGTCGCGGATCAGCCAATCCACGTTCAGGTCGCCGTCGGCTTGCACATGCTGATCCTCGACGAGCCTGTCGGTCAGCACGACGACCGGTTCCTGCGTCACAGGGTCGATGACTTCCACGGCCTCATTGATGGCCTGGCCCCCGACGCCGGCGCTTCCCCCGCCCGAGAAAAGGGGAGCGAATTGATGCCGGGCCAGCGTCAGGCTGAGGGCTGAAAGGTAGAGCTGTTCCTTGCGCAGCTGATACGTGCGGTTGTGTCGAACCGCCACCTTCAAGGCCTCGTCCAATGGCAGGATGTGTGCGCCGATCTCGTTGGTCCCATCGGTGCCGAGAAAATCCGCTGCAGCGGGAACGGTCGGGAGCGAAGCGAGATCCACGACATTGGTTTGCTCGATGGTGAAGGCGGGGTCCGCGTTGGGAACGGCTTTGGATTTTGCTTCAAGAATCTTGTAGGCGCGGCGGTCAGCAGCCTTTTCGTAGCGCGCGGCACTGCAGCCTGCGAGCACAAGGGCGAGCAACAACGCCGGCCAGCACCGGGTTGTTTTCCAGTAGTTCGTCGATAGCTTCAACGCGCTATAGACTGACTGGAGCGGCCATTTCTTCATAAAAACGTTTCAAAAGGTGAGACTGCCGAGCCGCCAAATCTGGAGGTAAAACACGCCTGCAGTCTCCCGGCTGAGATTAGACACAAACTCAAACTGAATGTCACGCGGGAGATTGGCCGTTCAACGTATAAAACCGTCATTCGCGGAGAGTTGCGTCTAATGAGACGCGGCGTGCGAAAGACTTAAGCTGGAGCGCAGGCTTTCAGCGTGCTTTAGCGTCAATCCTGCGTGCCTTCGTAAATCCCTGCCATTGCTGCGTTTGGCATCAGGAAGGATCGGCAAAACGATTGCAAACGAAATGAGGAGGAGGATGGAGCGGGCGAAGGGAATCGAACCCTCGTGTGCAGCTTGGAAGGCTGCCGTTCTACCATTGAACTACGCCCGCCTCCGCGCAGAGCGCTTTGGCGGCAAGCCCGGGAGGGGCTCGCGCAACGGGCCAAAGCATACGTTCCGAGCATTCATTGTCAATGCGCGAGCACAGACCGTTGCGCAGACGATTTCATTTCTGCGGAGTGCCGACTTGCAGTCGTTGGCTTACGACCATGAACAAATCGATCGTGCACACTTGGGGGTTTGTGTCCGTCGGCAAAAAGAATCACCTCGCATTTGCCGCCCCGGGGATTTCAAGCGCAAAGCCAACTGGAAGTCGGCGCTCCGTCCGGACGCTTTGCTCCGCCAGCCCAACTCCGACGCCAGGCAGAACAAAACTGGGCAACTGCGCAGAGGCGGCCGCGCACGGAAACTGCAAGCTCGACACGACGTTGGCCTGACTCAAGACTCTCCAGCCGTATGAACGCGCTGCTCCTCATTGGTGGCCGGGTGATCGACCCCGCCAACCGTCTCGATTCCTCTGCGGACCTGCTGATTGTAGACGGCAAAATCGCCGCAGTGGGCGCTGATGCCACCAATCGCGCGCCCAGTGACGCGGAGCGGATGGACGTATCCGGCCTCGTCGTTTGCCCGGGATTGATCGATTTGCACGTTCACCTCCGAGAACCGGGCCAGACGGCGAAGGAAAACATTGCGACAGGCACCGCCGCCGCAGCGCGCGGAGGATTCACCACGGTCGTCTGCATGCCGAACACATCCCCATCGATCGACAACGCGGGAACGGTTGCGTTGATCCGGGATCGGGCGCAGCAGGAAGGGAAAGCCAACGTGCTGGTGGCGGGCGCCATCACGAAGGGAATCGCGGGGGAAGAACTCGCGCCGATCGGATCCTTGAAGCGTGCGGGCGTGGTGGCGATTACCGACGATGGGCATTGCGTGCAGAACAACGAACTGATGCGGCGCGCGTGCGAATACGCGAACATGTTCGGCCTTCCTGTGATGGATCATTGCCAGGATTACTCGCTCGTGACGGATGGCGTGATGCATGAGGGCTATTGGAGCACGGCGCTGGGGCTCCGGGGCTGGCCTGCTGCGGGTGAGGAAATGATCGTCGCCCGCAATATTCTCCTGGCGGAACTCACTGGCGCCAGTGTGCACTGCCAGCACATCAGCGCGGCGGGCAGCGTGCGGCTGATTCGGGAGGCGAAGCAGCGCGGCGTTCCGATCTCTGGC includes:
- a CDS encoding ABC transporter ATP-binding protein, yielding MGSPIVQFADVRKTYQMGPVTVQALRGVSFSIQPGDYISIMGPSGCGKSTLLNLLGCLDRPSSGQYFLGGDDVSQMDDDSLSTVRGARLGFIFQSYNLIQQLTVVENIEVPLYYQDRPEDECREIACRLASLVGLGKRLDHKPFELSGGQQQRVAIARALVNDPLVILADEPTGNLDSSSGKEILKVFDDLNAQGKTLILVTHDVSVGERSSRAIRLRDGEIETDVRR
- a CDS encoding efflux RND transporter periplasmic adaptor subunit; protein product: MRQLTKIYTVIRRQPAWMQLAGVVLIIGGAILWFGRGSKVQEGAPTFAARRGALNISVLEGGSLQALEAQEIKCEVRVGYQGAKILKIVEEGYLVTDEDVKNGKILCELDSSDLQSRMVQQEIQYQSALASLTDAQQNYEIQLGQNDSDIKAAEQKVRFARMDFDKFLGDKVTSQIVKDIGLDQYLAEATTNNVEQTLNASAAIPETPTRAVDTDKLMVMQVSSAGEVPETISVKLPVREAGSTATTAAPEVAPIEEPERVTRTFWVDFSRYADMNLLGDGEAKQKLRKLEDDLQVAQKELGQASTALEGTRRLFSKGFVPKTEITRDEISHESARLKVQTAETAQALFLKYEFLRSAEESLSKYSEAVRELDKARRVAISKLAQARARLNSARGQYEVQSRQRQDLQEQLAKCVLRAEKSGLVVYGANRDDGVYYGNQEPIREGATVRERQAIITIPDMTRMAVNVKIHESYIKKVKKGQKARITVDAFPDETLTGEITKVGVLPDSQNRWMNPDLKVYLTTIAIDGTHEWVKPGMSAKVEVLVNQLDDVIYVPIQAVVPEEGKQVCYVVNGGSPERRPVQVGEFTDEFIEIRQGIREGERVMLRPPTASAPTSPSEPRPADKPLENETAPPETTTGPATTAKI
- a CDS encoding TolC family protein, whose translation is MKKWPLQSVYSALKLSTNYWKTTRCWPALLLALVLAGCSAARYEKAADRRAYKILEAKSKAVPNADPAFTIEQTNVVDLASLPTVPAAADFLGTDGTNEIGAHILPLDEALKVAVRHNRTYQLRKEQLYLSALSLTLARHQFAPLFSGGGSAGVGGQAINEAVEVIDPVTQEPVVVLTDRLVEDQHVQADGDLNVDWLIRDVGRLSVALSTDFVRFITGDPRSATSSRVAATFVRPLLRDAGFKRQMENLTQAERDVLYDLRDFTQFRKDFSVQVATAYYRVLGQRDAVRNSFLNLESSRRNAERTRALAAEGRVTTADLGRLEQQELSAESGWINAVSVYQQSLDNFKLQQLGIPVTINLVLDDRELEKLVIQHPNLDAENSVKVALVARMDLMNVRDQLTDAERSVALARDALKTQVDFIATGGFVSGDEPYGRLALPDPDRYSWSAGLDVDLPFDRTSERNSYRGALIAAKRAVRNVEQQEDQIRLEVRESWRTLDQAKRNYEISEIGVGIAERRVEEQELLSEVGRARAQDQVDAQNALIDSKNERTQALVTHTIARLQFWNQMGILYIKDNGQWQEVSNAAAY
- a CDS encoding dihydroorotase, which codes for MNALLLIGGRVIDPANRLDSSADLLIVDGKIAAVGADATNRAPSDAERMDVSGLVVCPGLIDLHVHLREPGQTAKENIATGTAAAARGGFTTVVCMPNTSPSIDNAGTVALIRDRAQQEGKANVLVAGAITKGIAGEELAPIGSLKRAGVVAITDDGHCVQNNELMRRACEYANMFGLPVMDHCQDYSLVTDGVMHEGYWSTALGLRGWPAAGEEMIVARNILLAELTGASVHCQHISAAGSVRLIREAKQRGVPISGEACPHHFVLTDAAVAGSGKFWAQDGRSIFGVGDVPEASLPAWPAYDTGMKMNPPLRSAADREAILEGLVDGTLEILASDHAPHCGYEKEVEFDYAPFGITGLETELSLSLMQLYHTRRMGLLQLIEKFTVAPARLLRVAKGTLSVGADADVTVLDPERAWTFDRTETASKSLNNPFHGWPLKGKAVATIVAGRKTWIEESHLVGV